Within the Catalinimonas niigatensis genome, the region ATATCTTCACACAACTGGGACTCTGGGAAGAAGCCGTTCATTCCAACAGGAATTCAACCGCATCGGCTTTATGCTATGGAGAAAGTATAGACCCGGAAGGGCATTGGGATGAAGAATTGCATGGCATGGATTATCTGGTGTATGCTTATTTGCAGATGGGCGAAAACGAGAAAGCACTGGAGCAATATGAATATCTCAAAACCTTCAAAAAAGTCTTTCCTGTCAATTTCAAAGTGGCCTATACCGCCGCTGCCATTCCTGCACGCATTGCTTTAGAAAACAAAAACTGGGAGCAGGCAGCAAAACTGGAGTTGCCTCCCATACAGATGGATTGGAACAGTTTTCCCTGGCAGAAAGGACTTTTACATTTTGCCAGAGCCATGGGAGCTATACGATTGGGAGATAAAGTTTCGGCAGAAACCGAACTTGCTTTATTGCATACCTTTCATCAGGAATTACTGGAGCAGAAGGATGCCTACAAAGCGAATCAAATCCTGATTCAGATCAAAATCATTCAGGCATGGATACAGTTTGAAAATGGAAAACAGGAAGAAGCTCTTGCTCTGATGCAGGAAGCCAGGCAGATGGAATACAACACGGCCAAACATCCGGTAACACCCGGCGAAGTATTGCCTGCCGGCGAACTGCTGGGTGATCTCTTGCTGGCCATGAATAAACCTACAGATGCTTTGGAAGCTTATGAGGAAGACTTGAAACGGCATCCCAACCGTTTTAATGGGGTATATGGTGCAGCAGTAGCTGCTAGAGCAATTGGGAATAAGGAAAAGGCGAATCGCTACTTCCAATTATTGCTATCCCTCACAAAGAACGCCAACAGCAACAGCAACAGTAACAGAAAAGAAATTGCAGAAGCAAAAGCCTTCCTTGGAGGCGCATAGGTCATATCGCCCTTAAATTTATTTCTGCTCTCTTCCTGTTATGCCATTAACATCCCCAAATGCCAAGCCGCATTGGCAATGCGACGACTTCTTTTATTACTCCTAAGTCGCATTTGCAATGCGACGATGTTATTCATAACAAATCAATTTCATGCAGTAAACCCATCTCTCCGGCGTAGTTTCTGGCGCTGGAATACACATAATCTTCTGCCTTGCTTACCCATCCTGCTTTCACAGGATTGTTGTGTATGTAACTCAGCTTTTGATTAAGGAATGGATTCGTGATCAACTGCTTGGCATGATAGCCTTCCTGCCAAACGATATAGTCCTGTCCTCTCTGCGTCCTTTGCGCTTCCTGACGGAATATATCCAGCAGCCACGCTCTCCTGCTTTCCGGTCCACTTTGTATCGCTTTGACGATGGCTTTAGAAGTAAATTTTTTGAGATCTCGTATAATACTCGGTAAGTCCTCACCTTCTTTTGCACTCAGGATGGCATGAAGATGGTTACTCATGATCACATAGGCATGAACATTCAGTCCCTTATGCTGAATGCAGTACCTGAAAGAATCCAGGATACAGTCCCGGTATATCTGACGGGTAAATACATCTGCCCAGCCTACGATGGTGAAGGTCACAAAGTACAAGCCTTCCTTGTCTCTGATCTTGTAAGCGTTGCCCATACATGAAAGGGGATAGAATGCCGGTCGCATTGCAAATGCGACCTAACTGCTTTGATTTACTAACTGTTCTGCATCCGACAAGCTAAGCCGCATTTGCAATGCGGCGCTTACATTACACCTTGCTCCTCACCAGCAGGCCCAAACCTTCCAGTAGCTGGTCCTGATCGTCCAGGGCGAGGCGGGCGGTTTTGGTAAAGCGGCGTACCCACTCATCCAGGGCTTTCATGGCCAGATTACGCTCCTGCGTAGCCATCTGGGCTTCGCCCTGTAAGCCCTTGCAACTCCTGTGGGTATCCCCGATGGCTTCTATCATAGCCTGCGTCTGCGCCACTTCCTCAGCCGTGACACCCATAGGCGCGAAGCTCTCCGGCATCTGCTGTATTTCTTTGTAGAAATAGCGAGCCTGTTCCATCCATCCGGCCAGATTGCGCTTGCGGGGCACATCCAGTTGCAAATGCTTCTGCTTACCGATGTCATTACGGAAAGCCAGCTTGGCTGACTTCACATGGTAGAGGTATTGCTCCCAGGCAGTGGCCTGATCTTTCTTCAACTGCTCCGAGGCGCTGAACTGCAAGCCGTATTTGGAAGATTTCTCGCTTTGCAACAGGATTACCTTGTTCAACAGGCCTTCCCCACGCTGAAGTTCTTTCATCGGGTAACCGTATTTCGCCACTTCCTGACTCACCACCGGCATGTGCATCGCTCCACGGATCAGCAGCCGGGCATCTTCTATCCGCTGAGGGATATTTTTCTTTTTTACCATTCTTTTTAAGATGTTAATATAGATTTGAGAGGATGAAAATCTTATTTTCTATCCATATTTACCATTCTTCAAGCGCGAATACCTTACGCTTGGAGGAAATGAATGACTAAAAAGCATTTCAATCCGACTCATCCACGAGCAACAAAGGCAAAACGCTGCTGCAAGTCCTTTGAGACTTAAGGAAAAAAGGAGATGCAGTCCTGCAATGGCATTTTTCCTGCTGGAAAAGAGGAGAAACACTACTGCATCACCATTTTTCCAGGTGGAAAAGAGGCTATGCAGCGCTGCAATAGTACTTTTCACGTAAGAAAAATGGCTATGCAGCACTGCGACCTCATTTTTCCTTCCACCTCAAAGGCATTGCACTCCTGTTTTGCCATTTTTTCTACCTGACGAAAGACAAAACCACACAATTCTTACAGCCATCAAAAGAGATAAAAGAAGAA harbors:
- a CDS encoding tetratricopeptide repeat protein, with product MLIATSCQEKRAQTEASLASVDLLRGDITLCGDSKQFGEVSFALSCDEAARETFDLGISLLHSFEYDEAEKAFVKVMDMDPDCAMAYWGVAMSNFHALWLQTGTDYLEKGAKVLALARNLSLSEREKDYLDAIGAFYEDYQNTDHKTRVSRFEQKMEEVYRKYQDDKEATIFYALALTASADPADKTYKNQRKSGEILEALFQEQPNHPGIAHYIIHNYDYPELAELALPTARRYAEIAPASAHAQHMPSHIFTQLGLWEEAVHSNRNSTASALCYGESIDPEGHWDEELHGMDYLVYAYLQMGENEKALEQYEYLKTFKKVFPVNFKVAYTAAAIPARIALENKNWEQAAKLELPPIQMDWNSFPWQKGLLHFARAMGAIRLGDKVSAETELALLHTFHQELLEQKDAYKANQILIQIKIIQAWIQFENGKQEEALALMQEARQMEYNTAKHPVTPGEVLPAGELLGDLLLAMNKPTDALEAYEEDLKRHPNRFNGVYGAAVAARAIGNKEKANRYFQLLLSLTKNANSNSNSNRKEIAEAKAFLGGA
- a CDS encoding REP-associated tyrosine transposase; the protein is MGNAYKIRDKEGLYFVTFTIVGWADVFTRQIYRDCILDSFRYCIQHKGLNVHAYVIMSNHLHAILSAKEGEDLPSIIRDLKKFTSKAIVKAIQSGPESRRAWLLDIFRQEAQRTQRGQDYIVWQEGYHAKQLITNPFLNQKLSYIHNNPVKAGWVSKAEDYVYSSARNYAGEMGLLHEIDLL